The DNA region ATAAGACCTCTCTTGGATAGGAGAGGCGAGAAGGATCTTTTCGGATATACACTAAAGGTAAAGCAGATTGCTGTGGCTGATGAATTAGCCTCAGCAGCCGAATTAGTCATAGGTGAAGCCGCCGAAGGCATACCGGTTGCGTTGATTCGAGGATACGCTTTCAAACCAGACGAGAAGGCTAACTCGAAGGAGTTAATTAGGCCGCTAAATAGCGACTTATTCATTTAATGCGCTATAGCTCTTGAACTCCGCTCAGCGAACCGCATGATAAACCTTCGCGGATCCTCAGCCCAACCGCTTATTCTCCTCCTCGGCCAAGCAAAGTTCAAGTTTCTCAGCCACAGTGGAGAGCTGTTCCCGAGTAATTACACATGGCGGTAGGAAACGGATAATATTCACCCCAGCGTCAAGAATTATGACACCCTCTTCCATCATCCTCCGGATTATACCCATGACATCGAACCGTAACTCAAAACCTATCATCAACCCTAGCCCTCGAACTTCCCTCGCGATTCTATACTTGCCCACTAGTCCGCGAAGTAACTCCATAAAATGGTTTCCGAGGGTTTCAGCCTTCTCCCATAGTCTCTCCTCTCTGATTACATCTATAGTGGCGGAGGCGGCAGCACATTGTAAGGGGTTACCTCCGAAGGTGCTTGTATGCTCGCCAACTTTCAAAGAAGAAGTGACACTCTCTGTGCCCACCGTTATGCCGATCGGAATTCCACTACCTCCAGCCTTTGCCAAACATAACAGATCTGGGGTGACGCCCCAATGTTCGCAAGCAAAGAATCTGCCAGTTCTTCCAAACCCGGTCTGAACTTCATCGAATATTAATAAAACATCCTTCTCCTCGGTGATCTCCCTGAGCTCTTTTAGATAACCGTCCGGTGCAACGTAGACTCCACCTTCTCCTTGAACTGGCTCCACTATAACTGCTGCTGTGTCATTGGTTATGGCCTCCCTGACCCGATCAGCTCGACCGTAGGGAACAAATTTGAAGTTAGGCAATAAAGGCATAAAGGGTGCACGGTATTTTGAGTCCCAAGTAGCTGATAGGGCACCCATAGTCTTACCGTGGTATGCCCGCATGGTAGAGATTATTTCACGCCTGCCAGTATGTCTCCTCGCCATCTTGATGGCGGCCTCCACAGCCTCCGAGCCGCTATTAGAAAAGAAGACTCGATTCAGCCCCTTTGGTACAACTTCTATTATCTTTTCTATCAACTCTGCCCGCGCATCATTATAGAGAGAGATGTGGCAGGAGAGGAGTTTTCTAGCTTGCTCCTGAATAGCCCTTATCACCCTATCGTTTGAGTGACCAACCGTGCAAGTTCCATAACCAGCCATACAGTCGATATACTCCTTCCCATTGAGATCCCAGATGACGGCACCTTTGCCACTGACAGCCACAATCCCTCTCCGGTTATACGAGTTTACTAGGTGGCTGTTCTCGATCTGGATAATTTCTTCCCTACTTAACGGCAATTACGGTCCCCACCTCATGTCTAAAACTCGAGGAGATCGGCTTCTCCAGAAGCCCAGAGGTGATTACCACCTCATTCACCCCCATACTCAGTGCCTCCATAGCCGCGTAGACCTTCTTCTTCATACCGTGGCCTATCCGCTGGAGGTTCATCTTTGCATCCTCGACGGTCATTCTATCCACCTTAACCCCATCAAGAATAACCCCTTCCACATCTGTCAAAAATATAAGCTTATCCGCATCGAGAGCACCCGCGATGTATGCAGCTGCCCTATCACTATCTACGTTTAAGAACTCGAACTCATCACCCACCGCGATAGGTGCGATAACTGGAAGGAAGCCAAAGCTTAGGAGAGCCTTTAGAACGTCACTTTCGACCTTGGTGATCTTCCCGGTGTAGCCTCCATCTATGATCACTTTCCTCCCCCGCTCATCTTGGATGAGCAACCTCTTCTTCCTTTCAGCCTTCAACAAGTTCCCGTCAACACCCGAGATCCCTATAGATTTGATGCCGCGGCTGGCTAGGGCGGCAACTATCTGTTTATTCAACTTCCCAGCCATAACCATCGTATAGACCTCCATGGTTTCAAGATCAGTATACCTGCTCCTCATCCCGTCAGGAGACTGGATAAATTGCTGCTTCTTCCCAAGTTTCTCAGCCATCTCGGTTACAATTGCTGCTCCACCATGCACAAGAATGACCCTACCCTCGCACATAACATCTCTTAGTTCACTAGATAAATTGGCAGGAAAACCTTTCCGAAGGATGCTCCCCCCAATCTTAACTACCGTCAGCATAGTTATCACGCAGGGTGAAGTCCCGGCTGCTGCAGACCGGTTCTTTCATCAACATCCAGCATAATGTTAAGGTTTTGGACTGCTGTTCCAGCGGCTCCTTTAACGAGGTTATCTATGGCTGAAATTGTCACTAAGCGGTTAGTGTGACCGTCAAGCTCGAAGCCAACGTCACAATAGTTCGAGCCTATTACGATCTTTGGGTCAGGGTACTTATACAACCCTTTTCGATCCCTTACTAATCTAACGAAGGGTTCATTCTGGTAAAGCCCCCTATAAAGCTTCCAAAGTTCAGCCATGTTTGTAGCCTTAACCAAGAACGAGTGAGTTGTAGAGAGAATTCCACGAACTATGTTTACCGCGTGAGCAGACATAGCGACCCTAATACCATCGTGACCAGAGATCAATCTAAGTTCCTGTTCAATCTCCGCTGTGTGCCTATGGCCGACTGGCTTATACGCACGGATGACACCAAACCTCTCAGCATGGTGAGTTGCCATGCTAGGCTTCACTCCCCCGCCAGAAGAGCCTACCTTGACATCGGCGATAATTCTATCCTCATCCACGAGACCAGCCCTAACAACAGGAGCAAGTGCCAACGTGGTCGCGACCGCCATGCAACCAGGGCAAGCCACAAGCTGCGCGCCCTTCACCTCTTCTCTATGTAACTCGGGCAACCCGTATACTGCCCTCTGGAGGAGTTCAGGGTTTGGGTGTACCCAACCATACCAGAGGGGGTAGTCGTTAGGGTTCTTTAACCTGAAGTCCGCGCTAAGATCTATAACTTTTAGGCCAGCTTCCAACAATTTAGGAACAAGTTTAGAGGATACACCGTGAGGCGTAGCCGTGAATACAATATCACATTTCTCCACAGTTTTAGATATGTTTGGCTCGTCGAATTGTAAACCGGTCATGCCTCGTAGATTAGGATGGACCCTGAAGATATATTCGCCTGCATACTCTCGTGAGGTAGCTTGAGTAATCTCCACCTTTGGGTGAGATAAGAGCAACCGCAGCAATTCGCCACCCGTGTAACCTGAAGCGCCAATTATCCCTACTCGCAAATCACCCACATCCTAGACTTAGCTAACGTGAGAACTCTGCCGTGGACAGCTTTAGGTAGCATATACTTATAAAAAGTGTAATTACTAAACGACAAATTTAAGCGTTTTACCTCCTAGCCTT from Candidatus Bathyarchaeia archaeon includes:
- the argC gene encoding N-acetyl-gamma-glutamyl-phosphate reductase, whose amino-acid sequence is MRVGIIGASGYTGGELLRLLLSHPKVEITQATSREYAGEYIFRVHPNLRGMTGLQFDEPNISKTVEKCDIVFTATPHGVSSKLVPKLLEAGLKVIDLSADFRLKNPNDYPLWYGWVHPNPELLQRAVYGLPELHREEVKGAQLVACPGCMAVATTLALAPVVRAGLVDEDRIIADVKVGSSGGGVKPSMATHHAERFGVIRAYKPVGHRHTAEIEQELRLISGHDGIRVAMSAHAVNIVRGILSTTHSFLVKATNMAELWKLYRGLYQNEPFVRLVRDRKGLYKYPDPKIVIGSNYCDVGFELDGHTNRLVTISAIDNLVKGAAGTAVQNLNIMLDVDERTGLQQPGLHPA
- a CDS encoding aspartate aminotransferase family protein, whose protein sequence is MPLSREEIIQIENSHLVNSYNRRGIVAVSGKGAVIWDLNGKEYIDCMAGYGTCTVGHSNDRVIRAIQEQARKLLSCHISLYNDARAELIEKIIEVVPKGLNRVFFSNSGSEAVEAAIKMARRHTGRREIISTMRAYHGKTMGALSATWDSKYRAPFMPLLPNFKFVPYGRADRVREAITNDTAAVIVEPVQGEGGVYVAPDGYLKELREITEEKDVLLIFDEVQTGFGRTGRFFACEHWGVTPDLLCLAKAGGSGIPIGITVGTESVTSSLKVGEHTSTFGGNPLQCAAASATIDVIREERLWEKAETLGNHFMELLRGLVGKYRIAREVRGLGLMIGFELRFDVMGIIRRMMEEGVIILDAGVNIIRFLPPCVITREQLSTVAEKLELCLAEEENKRLG
- a CDS encoding [LysW]-aminoadipate/[LysW]-glutamate kinase → MLTVVKIGGSILRKGFPANLSSELRDVMCEGRVILVHGGAAIVTEMAEKLGKKQQFIQSPDGMRSRYTDLETMEVYTMVMAGKLNKQIVAALASRGIKSIGISGVDGNLLKAERKKRLLIQDERGRKVIIDGGYTGKITKVESDVLKALLSFGFLPVIAPIAVGDEFEFLNVDSDRAAAYIAGALDADKLIFLTDVEGVILDGVKVDRMTVEDAKMNLQRIGHGMKKKVYAAMEALSMGVNEVVITSGLLEKPISSSFRHEVGTVIAVK